CCCCACATCTATACACACCCCACAAAAAGTAAACACAACATAATATATAATTGCACTTAAGTGTCTTATCTTCATTTTTCCTCCAGTTTGTCAAAGTTCTTCATTGGGTGAGAAGTTACTCCACAGTCACAGATTTGGCCAAGTTCCTAGGGCAGTCCACCTGGTTGAAATAAATCACATTACTAGCACAATGgagaacaaaacaacaaaactgcTTTACGCAAATAATCTACGGGATCATACGCACCCTTTCATAATCAGTTACATGCACTGAAACTCACAGAAAATAAATGGTACTCTGATGACAGGCTAGAATTAAGACCATAAACATGACGAAAGACATTAACCAGGACcagagtatgtactgtatgctaaaCCCATGgcataagaagtgtgtgtgtgtttgagtgtgtgtgtgagagagagaaagggtgtgtgtcagagagagagagagagagagagagagagagagagagagagagagagagagagagagagagagtgtgtgtgagtgtgtgtgtgtgtgtgcgtgtgtgtgcgtccatgcgtatgtgtgtgacgtACATCATATCCTCTGAGCACGGCCAGGTGGAAAGAGAGGAGCTGCAGGGGGATGACACTGAGGATGCCCTGCAGGCAGTCCACCGTCTGGGGAAGCTCGATGGTCTTATAGGCACACCTTGTGATCTCAGGGTCGTCACGGCAACATATGATGATGGGCCGCccctagaaacacacacaaagaaggggacagagggacgagagagagagaaagagagagagagagagagagaggataatggaggaaaggaaaggttGTATGTAAGTAgatatgcaccggatccaagatccggatccagatccggcaggataatagggtttttcacaggatccggatgcGGTTCCAGGATcgaggatccggtagccgaggcttttcagtcaaaatagtttgagccaacgtgattaaaagggcccacgtgtgcgagttggctatgtgtttcaaccctttcgtaggatccggtatccgatctggcaggatcttaaagcgatggttcggagtagaatcaccctaatgccatttgaaccgtgacacccatccacctttacacccgaagtgttttctgccgcaggcttacatcaacagagttgccgtgttattcgatgtttattccggttagcttgactcaagcgcatatggatactgggcaccgtctccaaactttccccacaaaaataacatgtcatgacaccaaacttctgcagtagcacaaatatggtctgtactcacgaaacgaagcatttggaagtttggaaatagtccaggagtttattattatcaacacaagccgaatagcttctctgctgctaaagctgcgccaacgttacttccgtcatctaagacaagcatgtaagagtcctcaacgaagctcataatatgcacaatgaaaagtgaattcagcatcagtattgataacgaaaatccttgtctaattgatagtaggtaagatttgaaatatcttttaagtattgccttgaaaatataagccttaatcacaattcagtgaaaacatttttaacactctcgtctggaagtttgttgaagacttttacgggcttgtctcatatgacggaagtaacgttggcacagctttagcagcagagaagctattcagcttgtgttgataatactaaactcctggactatttccaaacttccaaatgcttcgtttcgtgagtacagaccatatttgtgctactgcagaagtttggtgtaatgacatgttatttttgtggggaaagtttggagacggtgcccagtatccatatgcgcttgagtcaagctaaccggaataaacatcgaataacacggcaactctgttgatgtaagtctgcggcagaaaacacttcgggtgtaaaggtggatgggtgtcacggttcaaatggcattagggtgattctactccgaaccatcgctttaagcagtggatccggaatCCGGcatgatcctaaaaatcaggatccggtgcatctctatatgTAAGTAACAAATACAATATGGTGTGTGGAGTTGACAGCCTTGAAAAGAATGTAAACAACCTCCAATAAAAATGTGTTTCTGTAGCACATCTGCAGGTGACGTGTGTCAAAGACATTGAAGCAAAGTTCCAAAATATGCCATATCACGTTCAAGATGGGTTACAGGAAAATGAATACTAGTGTGTGTAGGAGGGCTCCTAAATTTGCAGCTTTGACGTCCAGTGATATAGACATAGGGCATTCAGTCTCAAATAATTTCATTTCTGAGAAACCACAAATGTTTTGAAGGTGTCATTACAGCAAATAAAGCACACTGTTCAACACCTGCTTTCAGGTTTCATGCCTGAGATCCATTCCGATGTACTAAGACTAATTTGAGATGAAAAAGTGTATGTGTACATTGCAAtccatgttaaagggacactgtgtgagatttttagttatttatttccagagcccatgctacccattcactaatgttacctttttcatgaatacttaccaccaccatcaaattctaagtattcattatgactggaaaaattgcatttttcatacatgaaaagggggatcttctccatggtccgccatttttaattaaaaaaaatagccatttttagctgcaaaaatgactgtacttggaccatactagaaaatatttgtttattacttagtacacttccaagtaaagatcaaatttggtaataggcagcacagtttcaatgagcagcatagttgcagtaccttttttgaccatttcctgcacagtgtccctttaagttaagaggtaaatcatctaatagaagagcctggagtcctcatttaagAAAATTATTAAGATGCTGTATCTCCTCACCTGTCTGGCGGTGACCTGCTGCAGGGCGTTGTGGCACTTGGTGTAGCAGGCGTCCCTCATCACCACCATGATGACGGGCATGTCCTTGTCGATCAGCGCCAGTGGCCCGTGCTTCAGCTCTCCCGCCAGGATGCCCTCCGAGTGCATGTACGTGATCTCCTTGATTTTCTGAAAGGGTGACGGGGATTTCTTTTTTTAGTTAGGTAGATTATTATATTTGGGATCATGTGCAACTCAAttataaatgttgccatttcaatcatcatactgtcatagtagtgtagtagtatggtAGTAAGGTGTGACTGACCAGCGCCCCCTCCAGGCAGGTGGCGTAGTTGTATCCGCGTCCCATGACCAGGAGGGACCTCTGGTGGTACAGCTCCTCTGCTATCCTGTTGATGTGCTCATCCAGAGCCAGCACCTGCTTTATCAGACCTGCAAACACAGCCATTACACTGTGAGCATTACACTGACATTACACTTGGCTTATTTCCAAAGAGATATTATAATGctgattgtgatggagtgaccatcactagggttgtgggtgtgttgtgactaaaacgccaacgagcctggctctttggtgtagcggtcagagccccagtttactactccagaaggtctgggttcgagtcccaactGGGCAActatactccccttcgctacaccgaTTTATAACAAGCTtgatcacatacagtatacaggcacTGTACGATGACAGCAAAGGCTGAACAGTATTTTGTGGCAGCTAGCAGACTAGAGCACTTATGCACTGCATGAAAACTGTTTGAAGTGGTCCTGCAATGATTTCCTTTCCCTACATTTGGCACAAAATGGCATACACATAAGTTGAAATTTATGTGTAATCTGCTGATTACATTAAAAGCCATTTTAAACACAGGACTTTTATATTAAGACAAGAGTGGAGGCTGTCATTTGGCAGCAAGTGTGGTAGCAGCTAGGTGATGGTTCTTGTACCTGTTACCAAAGCTACGTACAAAGAGTCACTGGACTGTCGTCATAGCAAGAGTGACACGAGTGATAAAAGCGACAGAGTATGATTGTTAAAAGCAGAATACAAGAATTCCGACATTCCAACTGACTGTGGTGGCTGGCGTTAAGTTCAACCACAAGCTGTCGCTCAAACCACTTCTTGTGGCCCAAATCCCTTTTGTTTCTTCAGTCAGCAGCTTGCGCAGGCCATTGATAATGCTAATACTGTGGTGCCAATACATGCACCTGGTAGTAGGTGCCCATACATGTACCTGGTAGCTGGCGCAGGCCACTGATGATCTCCAGCCTCCTCTTCTGCAGGGACAGCCGGTCCTCACTCATCATCAAGGCAAACATGATCAGCGCCACAAACTGGCTGGTGTAGGCCTATGGGGAAAACACAGAACAAGTACACTCACTTACAGGAGGCCTTCAAGTACAaatacacatcatcatcatcatcggagATTCGAAGAAAGTCTGTCCTCTTTAGTCCTTATGGGTCTTCAGGTgggcaaacaacacacacaaacacacacacaaacacacacacacacactcgcactcaaacTCACAGCCGTGAAGAAACACATATTGCATTGCTTTGAGTGGCATTTAGTCAGACAGTCAAACAGAATGATGTAAGGGATTGGATTTGATGACGTCCCTTGCAGTGAGGACTGTTCCTCAATATCATAAGGGGGGCCAAGCTTTTGTCATTCATACCTTTGTGCTGGCCACTCCAATCTCTGGCCCGGCGTTGATGTGAACGCCGCAGTCCGTTTCTCTGCAGATGGAGCTGCCCACAGTGTTGGTGACTCCCACAGTGAGAGCACCGCGATCCTTACAGTAGCGCAGGGCCATCAGGGTGTCTGCTGTCTCCCCTGAGGCACGCAAAACAACATGGAGGTTACACATCGGAGGTCATACCTCTGTCATCAACATCACAAATAGTCATAACCCAAGGCATACAGGCCATAGCAAGAACAGGTCATTTGGGAAACAAGGAAGTGAGATGCTGCTCTGTGTATTTAAAAAACGAGGCAGTGCAATAACTCGCTCATTCTCTACGTCCAATCTATGAATAATTGGACCacatgagagtgagagaaagagagataacaaGATGGACTGCAAAAGGAACCTGTGCCTACCTGATTGGCTGATGAAGAAGCAGACGTCGTCTCTGAAGACGGGCGTGATGCGGTCCAGGAAGTCACTGGCCAGCTCCACCATCACCGGCAGCTCTGTCAACTCCTCCAGGATCTGCCTTGTCTACACAGGGGAAGAGGGATACAACACAGGACCTTTAAAATGCTTTGTCAGAGACTctgctacgttcacacacatcacTACAAATAACTCGTTCAACGAGAGAAGTCAATAGAATTGTaatgtgttccagcgaagcgGGGAGGCGAGGAAATGaagagagtacaagcgatgcaatgtgggtgGATTCCGAGATAAATATATTTTAACTTCGAATGAGGTAAATTACCAATTGGAATGCACAGCTCAGATTATTGACGGTTAATTTCTCGCTTGTGCAGTGGCAGTTTCACCCGTGGGAATGTTTAGCAaatgttccatgagagagtggcgagtaggcaagtgagcgagaagcgagtaactagtagcgacgtgtgtgaatgtagcttaagaGTATATATCTTccagtagacagacagacggaatgatatacagacagacatacataccaTACACGAACAAACAGCAAAACATTCAACAGGAACATTCAATACAGACATTGTCAACTTCAATTGAGCAAAGAGGTTGAGCAGATACATGTACTTCATGCAGACACAATCTGGTCTGAGGCTTACCGCAACCCCGGCGTGGAAGCTGGTCCCGCAACCAATGATGATGAGACGCCGGCATCGTCTGATCTCCTTCAGGTGATCGTTCAACCCTCCTAAAATCACtgtaataaaagaaaaaaacaaatcagtGTACAGTATGAATGTAAGCAAGTCCAAATAGAAAATCCAATTGACATTGTGAAACAGTACACTACAGCACATTGTGCAATTACATCTAAGTCTCACCCATGCAAGAATACAATTAAACAAACGcagcaagggagcagtgtggggggaacggtgccatgctcagggtaccgcggtcatggaggaggaaggaggaaagcGCTGCTTAttcactccccccacccacctggcaATGTCGGCATTCTAGTGACCTCAGCCGACAGACTCGTTTACATTCGCTTGCCAATGACCGCCCTAATATGATATATAATGAATACGTTACATACTGAATATGCTGAATGCAAAAGTATAATAAATAGAGCCAGTGACATTTCTGAAACCCCTGCTAACTTGCCTTTTAGGTGACTACTGACTGAGTAACGCATGCATTTAGCCGTTTTTCGTGCTCACTACGATCAGCTTCATcaaagctggttggatcaaatgttCGGCTGGGTTTGCGGGATCTGGAAACTGGGGCGAACAACACTGCTGTCCAGAGAGGTTGGACAGTACTGCAATCTGTCCCTGCAGCCAGCTgtgcacacattcacaataaCTTGGCTGTACTGTCAAACTAAGTCTCTCCCTGGCAGGATATAGTAGCTGTCTCAGGGGTGACAGAAGAACAACGGGGATGGCATCTGTAAATGCCAAAGGGGGGCAGCAGGATTTGGCTGGCTAGCTTCAGCCGATTATCGAGGCATTCTTCAGAAATGTCATCGAATCGCCTTCTGCTTTCCCTCACACTGAAGGCTGAATGCTCCACTCTCTGCTCTACCATGATGACAGTAGCTCTGAATGATGTCACTGTCCATTTCTGAACACCCCCAATCCTTCCTGGATGTAATGTAGCTTTCTGTTCTAGCTCACATCAAGCCACACCATTACCCTTGTCTGGCTGAGTGGAATGGGGATGGAACACTCAAGTACCAAATGAGTTAGTGGTCAGGAGTGCTTCctctgacaataaaagctgacctgacttgacttCTCTTCTCAAGCATACTGCAGGGTTAGAAACAAGCAAATGAGAATGTTGAGGATGTCTTGACCATTTCCCTGAATTTGAAGCTCTAGCCAAAAGTTATCAAAAACATTTTCATTAAACAGGACATTCTGTATATAAATCAAGGAGTCTGTGCGTGATCAACAAAATACTACGAACTGAGAGCCCATGGAACGGGCATGGGCAATGAGAGCCCATGGAACGGGCATGGGCAATGATAACGCCACAAGGTCAATGCATCAGGTTCTTGGAAGCCATAAGGGAGACGAATCAAAGGACTTCAACAGACCGATAAGATCCAACGGAGTGAACAAGGACTATGGAAAATGACTGGACACTGAATAGATCTGGTCATCATAACATACAAAATGAGATTGTTCCGGCGAAGACAGGCAGTTCTTGGTTTGTGGCGGTTAGGGCCAGATCAGAATTATAGAGCTCGGCTAATGTGAATATTAATTTGACTGTATTACAAGACAAACAACTGTTCAAATCAAGGATTTCACACAATATCATCTGACTCCTTTTTAGCAATGAAAACATTAGATTCTAGCTAATACACAGTAAGTTCATAATATGTTTTCATGATGGTATTCAAGTTTGGATTAGAATAGCTGGAAATCCATCAATAATCCATTGAAATTAATGGGAGTGAGTTCAGACAGATTTCCAAGGGGTGCCGTTATCTGCAGTTAACTTGCCTACATGTTATTATACCATCCCAGGACTCATGGGTCTTTACACTAAGAGTGGGGGAGCCAGGGCTAAGAAAATcatgcaggatgtctcacaccccaactctaACATGTTCACCTTACTTAAGTactgcagacgactcagaaccattcaggccagtacagaaagaatgaggaaaagtttttacccccaggcagtgcgactgctggaCAGAGACTTTTTAAATaagcatttttttaatttattttttacttatttcttatctcttttttacttttacttctttaatttttaagatgcagagctgatgaccccatcatcatttcactacaatactatgaatgtgacaaataaaataacttgaacttgaatgTTAAATACATTTACCTTCCTTAAATGAAAGTTGAATAATGTTAAAGACGTTTACCTGTATTTGTATCAAAGCAGATCCTTCCTCTCATAGTGTTGAAAACGGACTCGGGCTGCTCGAAAATTTCTTTCTGCATAAAAGCCCTGAAGTTGCCTAAGAGAAAGAAAAGGTGTATCAAAGCCATGGCAACAAAAAGTTAATGCACTCAACAAACCTTagacgcagagcctctgttataagcgTGTTGTTACACGAATCGTAATGACCAAATTTGTGAGACTCTCTCAACAATGTCATAGCAAGGTACTGATGATGTATTTGAGTTTTTAATGCAAACGGTGAGTCCGATCATCGGCAACAACCATTTGGACCAAAAGACTATACCAGACTATACcagaagaagtagaagtactcttgcagatgtaagtacaacactagtggtatgatattaaatGATTTCAACTTTGCAATGCCATACTATTAGTGTTACAattgcatctgtaagagtacttttactaTGCATGTAGCATGTTtcagtacagtatactgtacactgcAGTGCAGTGGCATCTGACCTTTCATGATCTGCTGCAGCTCCATCTGCAGGGTCTGGATGACGCGTGCCGACTCCTCTCCCGCGCTGCGGCTCACGCGGTGCAGGGACAGCTTGCCGTCCGCCACCGCCGCGATGTCATCATCCTCCAGGTAcaccaccttgttggtgtgctcgaTGATGGCACTAAGGGGGAGAGgatgacacacatagacacatggacacacacgcacacacgcacacagacacacacacacagatgcaggcacacacacacacacacacacacacacacacacacacacacacacacacacacacacacacacacacacacacacacacacacacacacacacacacacacacacacacaaagatgcaggaacacatgcacacacacagacacacacaatcgatGTCAGATTACTGTAACAGCTTCCAGTGATTCTTTGTTTACTGTGATGTAATTTACTGCTTTGAAAAAGGTCATTATTGTTTTCAATTAAGGTATTGCTATCCTCAGTAATATGGCACTGTTGATCTAAGGCAACATCACTACCTGTTATTGTTTCACAGACAGGAAGGGGGTCGTATAAACCCCACATACAGACGAGACTGATGTTTGGCAAATGACAATTTATTACACCACACAACATAAAATGTTAGCACCATCATTTCCTGAAACCTATTGACAGCTGCTTCAACAGTGAAAAATAATTAAGGGTTAGAACTACTAGCACTATTACAGGCCATTCCAATTTTTTTCCAGTTGTAAAGCTTCCATTTGGACGTAATGGTTTGTGGCCAGCAGAGGGCACTGTTTGCTTCAAATGCAAATATTTCAAATTCAAGACCAAAATCAATGCTCTCCAAAAActacacaaaaaaatgtgttctTTATCAGCAAGATGTAATGCCCCATgacaagggaaaaaaagaacgCTAGGCACCAATATTTCAAAAATGAAACCGTGTTGACCATTCTTAATTATGAATTCAATTACAAACTCTCACAGACACTGGGGATACAGTTTACCATTAAAACTGACCCTTGCAAAGTACAATATTATCACATATGCCATCTTGAATCTCAAATACTACTCTTTAGTCCTTTTGTACTATTCTACTAGCCGGTGATgggaaagaacagaaaaaaagaggaaaaaagtaaaaaaataaaaaataaaaacacacacacacacacacacacacacacacacacacacacacacacacacacacacacacacacacacacacacacacacacacacacacacacacacacacacacacacacagaaaggtgtTGAGTGTCCTACCTGGCATCAGAGGCAAAGTAGAATTCAACTGCTTTCCGGTCACAGACGGAGTGCAGGGACGTGCTGCTGTCCACTCGGTTTCGGAAATTTCTCTTCTGCACGCCCGCCTTGAAGTCACCTGGAGGGGGACCAGAGACCAGGGCAGACAAGGgtgtcaccatgtgtgtgtgtgtgtgtcagtaacagTAACAAACCAATCTGCGTCTTTTCACACTTACTCaggggaacaggaggaggaggagaggggcaaaaACACGGGGCAAGCCCAGAGCAGGGCCAGGCAAAATGATGCTGGGGTGCTGGGCTGGGGGTGTGCCTGAGTTATAATGTCATTATTGAAAATAAACAAGAACAGCATGCAGCTGGTGGGGACGTGCcagtgactgcactgcactgagaaACAGATGTGGCCTTGGaaagcactaacacacacacacacacacacacacacacacacacacacacacacacacacacacacacacacacacacacacacacacacacacacacacacacacacacacacacacacacatacacacacacacgtgcttgcacacatattcacacacatatgcgcgcgcacgcacacacagacacacacacacacacacagtaacagaatATAAACAGAATATAAAGTCTGTTAAACTCATTCTGTGCAACCATCACTTTGAGGTGTCTTTGGACTTGATATTCCTACCACTGCCTTCTTATCTGATGCCAGTCTGTCATCTAAGACCTAACACAGTCCATAATGATCAAACTGACAACTTACTGTATCTGAAttcgaaaacaaacaaaaaaaccacacCGAAAACATTAGTTTTGTTAATGTTTTGAAAACATTATGTTTTGTTTGCTTGAGTAGTTCATGAACTTCTTCAAAATTTTGCTTTGCTACCCTCCATGAGCGATGACCTCACTGAACAACGAGCTTGGAGCAGTGGGCCGTCTCTACCCTTCCAGAGTCAATTCTGCGTTCTACTCAGAGGAAAACTAGTGATGCTTTAGATTTTATCTGCACTGATACATCGTTGTACATACAATGACACCATTCCTGCTTATGTCTCATTAAGATACGTGCACTTAGGCATGACTTACTTTGCCATTTCAGCTGTCACACTGACTGAACGCTTTCCTGTCACATATGTAATGTACAAGCAGACAGCCTAACTAAAGTTATTCTCTGGCCTAACTTAATCCTTGACTCTCACTTTCATAGATGAATCATGGCACGCGGCCTAATGAAAATGTCACTCTCCTGCTGTTGGTGTTAAGTTTCCGTCCTGCATCTTGTTTCTCACCGACTGTGTACAAGTCTAGCTTGGCCGCTGTTTCCTCTGGTCTCCATGGCGACGTGGGTTAGCTCACTTGTTTATGGCCGTCCGCCACTCCAATTACGAGGGATGATTAAACCCGACTGCAGCTTTTTATAATGTTGCACTAAACACCCACACTTCTGCCACTCAATACCCTGTCATCCTGCCACACAACCGCTTTGGATCTGTGGGGATTTCCAGGTTTGGTAATaataacatatacagtataacaccCTGTCTGGGACAGCTTGACTAACTATGGACAACATATCACTCCCTGATCGCAGATTCTAAAAAATGAACAGATAAATTATGATAATTTACTCAAGATGATGACACAGTGTAGGGTCAACTGATACAAATGAAAAACTGACTGAACTGGCAGGAGCTCAAACTAGCACAGGCAACTGAACCAGTCACCCTTTTAAAAAATGAACAACTTAATGGTCTTTTTAGATGATATCATGTCAGGGACACGTGGAAATTTAGAATGAGCGTGAACAACGTATTAAACTTAATTGTCTGAATTACGTAATGGGTGATGGAAATGTTCACATTTCAAGTGATGTCACTCCCGCGTCACGTCACGCCTCTATTTGGTCAGCGAGTAAATGAGAAACAGAGAAAATAGTACACATTCCTCTTTTTCCACCCTTTTTTCTATTGAGCTGTCATTCAAAGCTGGCACACCCCTCGGATTTGACGTGGTGCGCCGTACCCGTGTCAGAAAAGCAAACGGAGATGCGACAAAGGAAAAAGCACACCACACCGTTCGCCAGCAGCGGGACCCCCTTTTCAAGTCTCATGTACGTTTTCAGCAATTAGTCAAGCGGCAAGCCTAATCGAAGCCAGctgcctgccctgctctgctcccctctgtAGCTCTGGACTCGCCGTGTGTCCCGTCCCGtatcccactccaccccacccagccAGCCCCGGCCCAGCCATGTGGCCCCCACCCCGTCATGTTCTCATCCACCCCCACGTCATCACTGACGCACTCTGAAGCTTGCGCAACCCCCCCTCCATACCCCAACAACCAGACGGACTCGGACCCTTCCCTAGTTGCGCGTccccagtggtgtggtgtggtgggggtgataCGATACCACTGAACTGAGGTCAGAGCTGCGCGAACGCACTGCATTGCTGAGAGGAGGACTCACCGCTGTTGTACTGGATGGGGATCTGCTCCCGGGACAACTCATACTTGCTACGCACACCGATCAGCAGAGGACTTCCTCTCCTGTTAATAGATAAGAAATAG
This window of the Engraulis encrasicolus isolate BLACKSEA-1 chromosome 7, IST_EnEncr_1.0, whole genome shotgun sequence genome carries:
- the gfpt2 gene encoding glutamine--fructose-6-phosphate aminotransferase [isomerizing] 2, translated to MCGIFAYLNYRVPRTRKEIFDTLVKGLQRLEYRGYDSAGIAVDGPRKESCGSICLFKKRGKVKALDEVLCKNDSIYLDAELDVHFGIAHTRWATHGEPSAVNSHPHRSDKNNEFVVIHNGIITNYKELRKYLNSKGYEFESDTDTEVIPKLIKYLYDNRENDFVSFSTLVERVIQQLEGAFALVFKSIHFPGEAIATRRGSPLLIGVRSKYELSREQIPIQYNSGDFKAGVQKRNFRNRVDSSTSLHSVCDRKAVEFYFASDASAIIEHTNKVVYLEDDDIAAVADGKLSLHRVSRSAGEESARVIQTLQMELQQIMKGNFRAFMQKEIFEQPESVFNTMRGRICFDTNTVILGGLNDHLKEIRRCRRLIIIGCGTSFHAGVATRQILEELTELPVMVELASDFLDRITPVFRDDVCFFISQSGETADTLMALRYCKDRGALTVGVTNTVGSSICRETDCGVHINAGPEIGVASTKAYTSQFVALIMFALMMSEDRLSLQKRRLEIISGLRQLPGLIKQVLALDEHINRIAEELYHQRSLLVMGRGYNYATCLEGALKIKEITYMHSEGILAGELKHGPLALIDKDMPVIMVVMRDACYTKCHNALQQVTARQGRPIIICCRDDPEITRCAYKTIELPQTVDCLQGILSVIPLQLLSFHLAVLRGYDVDCPRNLAKSVTVE